Sequence from the Drosophila innubila isolate TH190305 chromosome 3L unlocalized genomic scaffold, UK_Dinn_1.0 0_D_3L, whole genome shotgun sequence genome:
gtacataaatTCCTAATCAGCCTCAACAACAAAGATAAAAACTGCATAGAGTACAGAGTACATTCTAGTAAATTTTCTGCTTCTTTACatgcaaattttccaattcaAGAACGAAATATGTTTATCGAATGTATTTCTGCAATGTTAGTATCTTATTATAGAAGCCAATAACAACATCGAGTGTCCCCACACAGCGTCAGTATTCGAGTGACAAAAGCAgcgccaacaataacaataacaactacaattcAAATCAACTTGTTTCTGATTAGATCATTCGAGCAAAAATATCAGTCAATGTGCGTCAGGCCCGTTACGAAAGGGGGCAGAGCGGGGGGTAGGCAAAATGAGTGACGAGAAGAATTGCCAAGAGGGGGGGCCTCTGACTCGTACCTCGGACAGCAGTCAAGTTAACCTGCGCTGCGGGCGCGATAATTAACTGAAATAGACCCGTGACTGCCAACAAACCAGCCAACAAACCGAACAACCGAACAACCGACCGACAACAATCGCAAATTCTACATAGATATTTTGccttataataaatgtatgtgaGCAATATTTCTACATGAGTTGCAATACTAACAGACAGAGATGGAGACAGaacaagaaagagagaaagagcgcaAGCTAGGTAGTTAAAAGAACTGCGCTAGAGAAAATCTCGTAAAAAGGAAGCAAACTTGAAGAGGCTGTCATGAAACTTTCTttgctgaaaaataaaactcattcaatctgtttttatattttttcttcttttgagCTTAAAAGTTTACCTGGTACCGCAGGTAGTAGACCCCAATACCCAGCAATCTGCTGCTCAACTTGGCCACTTTTCAATAGCCCACAAGTTGGCCATGAGGCTCTGACAAGCTGTTAATAGCATTAAATGtgcacaaaagcaaaaggcCGGTAAAATACGAGTCGGTATAAGTACAATAAAGAATCTGCCAGCAAAAGGAAATTCtatttgtgtatatatgtatgtaattatatatttgcagCAATTTGTTGCCATTTAACCAAACAGCAATTTTGGCCAATTCAACTGACTGTGAGCTGAAATTGTGCAGCCACAAAACGATAATTggctttaaattttgaaattgaaacgcGCTTGATTTCAACGTTAAAAGACAGATTTACTTGACATCCCAATATTTGTGGAATGTggaacgtgtgtgtgtgtgtgtgtgtgtgtgtgtgtgtgtgtgtgtgtgtgtgtgtgtgtgtgtgtgtttgtgtattggACTGCGGTTGTCCTAGGCCAAagcatacagacacacacatagacatagACACCCACTGTTTATGGCCGCCACTAATTGgccattaaaatgttataaattttatgctgTTTGGTTTTTCCGTGTTTGTTGCTTCATGTGGCGCTGCATTTGTGACAATTAGTCACTTGGACACCACCGATTCagtaaattcaacatttttcattttacatttaagctGTCAATATTGGTCTATTACTCggaatcgaaatcgaaatcggACTAGTGTTCGAAGTCACACTTGTACTACCAAGTACAAGGTAAACCTGTCTCGGGCATTGTAATAAGCGGATACAACCAATAAGTACTAGctgattattttattgttgagTTTAATTGTTCATAATAAATCATTACGTGAAACCAATATACAATAGCAACATATGATTACAATTAATCATTATGTTACTTTAAAGACTGcgacatttgaaatttaattattatttcgtaACAATTACAACgaaaataagtaaacaaaaaacacaaacacatgttGACAGCAGCTAAAACgtattattaattgaaaataattgagaaagttttattattaatttaaattcaagacTATCAAAGATGATTTATTTATGGGATGCAACATTAGCAGTGAACATTGAATactctacaaaaaaaatttaaaactttactAAATAAGGAAAATTAGATAGTTTGAAGTAAactattaagaatttttttaaatatttgattttgaatattttgagaATTATTTTTCCATACACTACACAGATTTAATTCCatgcacaaatttaatttatatattaaatgtttatcttCTGAAATTCGCATAGAactcatattattttaaaatttctagattttatatctaatattgtttaatgtattattataattaaatatatatttattctcaATATAATGTATATAAGTGCACTGGAaacttcaatatatttaatattttatctcAATGAAACTTTGTTTTACCTATAAAATTTTATCCCAGAAGACTGCACAGCAATTTGCgtttatcattaattttttcttggcTCATTTGCTTTAAAGGTTAAATATAatctatataattatttattgagtaTTCACTTGCAGCACAATGGCAAAAAACTTTCCCAAAAAGTCAAATACTCAATTACAAATGTCTGAACTCTCTGGACAGGCATAACTTTTGGCATTCATTCGCCCAAagctttaaatgaaaaacaaaccGAGAAAAACGAAAATTCAAGTAACTTTCGAGCTATTAGCTGGCAATTAAAACGGCATATGAACTTTCAACTCGCAGCGAgagagaaataataaaaatatcaacaaaaatcTCTGAACTAAACCAAGTCAaagaaagtaaacaaaataactGATAAAGGCCAATGACGAAAACTAAGagaaacaacgacaacaacaagaaatcaGCCACAAATTAGTAAACAAAAGCACAATTGTTTACTATTTtcttaatgttgttgttgctgttactgttgtagttattgttgtagtagctgttgttgtttatgagCTAAGGGCGCGGCACTTGGGGCAATCGTGTGACTTTTATGCCACTCCACAATCCACAGCAGCCGCAGCGGCAAACAACGTTGACACtcacaaaaatttacaaatagaaaaattttgttgttctgCAATTTTTGTTCGCCTTTGCTGAGACAATAAAGATGGAGTGCTGCTTTTGGAGGGGGTGGGCGGACTCCCGGATTTGTTGAGCCTCTGAGAACAATGCAAAATGAAACTggcacaaaagttttttttctgttttttttttttttgtttttggtagtCAAGCTTAACTTTGTGAGATAATAAGCCAGTTCAGAGGCCGGTCCAGTTGGCCGAAACTCTGCACACAAACAAGCACTGGTCGCAGAGCTAATTCGGAAGTATTAGCGATGGACATGCGCCGGTTAGAGATGGCAGCGTGACAGATTTAAAAGTGTTGTGGAGAATACAATCAAATAACCGTGCTCGAAGAGCTTtacaagaaaaatatgaagctgaatatttataatataatttttatatatttaatacttcTCAAATTCTAATCCATTTAATTgtacattattattgtttgagTCATATTGTTATGGGAAGTGTATGACTTTCAATGCCAGTCATCATATGACTTACAATCAATAGAGCACACTTTTCTATATCAAATCACGTTCTTATCTTATCTCGTTATtctaaattgttaataaattgtagaatataattattattatacgaGAAATAAACAGAACTATTAAGCttaagtaaaagaaaaagaaatcttGAATGACTTTTTGCTCTTCACTTTTCGCTTAAGCATGCGTCTCTTAACTCgctattattattgcaatCTATAGCTTTTGTTATTAtcatatactatacatacttTTACTTGCGATTTTTTCTACAGACTATGCTCTCATGTTTTCTCAGCATTTTATGTTGATTTTCTGATTAATTATCTGGTTCTTCTTCATGGTCTCATTATTCTGCAGAGACGTATATATCGTATTGTTGAAGCATATTAAAGcattatgatttttatcaaCTCACAATTGATTTAATTCGCATACTCTACAGTTTAATTTCGTTTAGTTCCATCTCTAATGCATAGCTAATGAATGAACCTACAATAGCTTCATCAATCCACAATCACAGCCTCTTCCCACTCTGCCCAGTAACATGACTCTCTCCGCTCTCATCCGTAAATAGAGCTCTCTTACAGATTTGGGCAAGTAATTCACATGGCACTAATTGAATTAGTTGACTGACTTTTGAGGCTGACTACTGATgatgcagctgttgctgttgctgtttctgcttcttcttacCATGGAAATATACCGTTTAATGAACTTGCAATATAATGCAAAGTGAGCAATTAACAAGTTGTACATAGTTGTAGTTTAAATACGTTTTACATTTAGCTTCTTTGCTCTGCTTAATAAGCAAACTTTTTAGCAAAGTTAAGGGCTCGTTTGTCTGGTTAATTGTCTGAATGCTTTGGTCTGATCTGGTTTTGTGAGCTTTCTGTTTTTAGTTGGCAAACACAGCTGTTGTTGGAATACCCACACACTAATTGAACAGCTGTCGGAAGACGCTTCCTTGAGGCATTCCACAGCATTGAATTACAAAGAGATTGTGCtcggaatttattttatgggaCACACATGTTGTTGGGCGTTGAGACATGAGAGTGTCCTTGGCAAATGTGAATGACAACTAAATCGTAATGGCAACTGTCCCATAAATTAGatcaaaacaaaagtcaaactAATCAGTTAGCTATCGACTTTAAGcaggtaaataataaatatcaacaaattaCGTCAAGCAGACAGTAAAAATCCAACGAAATTTGCAAATCAATGCAAATGACTGGACAAACAACTTGAGacgagacagacagagaaagagagagagagagaactgaAAGCAAAagctttgaaattaattaagcaaattTAGTTCGAGACACAAAAGATGTCAGTGTGCCACAAGGATGCAAAAACGTGTTTCCCATTTTGtatattagaaattaaatttgtatgcaaacaAACAGGAAAATCAAGTAGATGCAGCTTTATATCAATAAACACGACTTTTAAATGCTCTTGCGGTAAACGATTATTTGAGTAAGTGTATGTCAATGAAATCATCAAacgatataaatttaaagcaataaaacttcttgaaaaaaatatcactctttacatttaatttatacatataatacgAACATTTTGACGTAAGCTTTATTAAAACGAATgtcaaattcaataaatatttaatactagTAATGTAACTTGTATTGCACGATTAATTGAatgcttaaattatattttcagctaGTGTTATTGCGTGCTTATCAGACTAGAAGAGATGCTCTCAAAGATAACAAATGCAATATGCTGTATTGTTTAGTGTATACAAAAAGAGACACATATTCATGTGGCTGGACAGGCAGTCATTTAATGAAAgtgcaccagcagcagcagcagcagcaacaaacggCAGCGGCATCAGCAGCTGGCAACAAGTTGCACGCATGCGCAGCGAGGCATGTGAGCTGAAGACAGAGAGATGGACATACTTAgcaagagggagagagaggaacTTCGATAGTAGATAGGCGGTACTATAGCAAtgctttagaattttttttttcgagtttaaTGGTTTTGTAACCGGTTTTTGAAgtgctaacaacaacaacaacaataagaacaacaactgcaacaacaagttATAACTCCCATGAGAGGCTGCTGCAACCCGGGTTCATTGTTTACCCAGACATCGTTTTTTTTCCCtctgttaatgttgttgttattatgattatcattgtcgttgttgttgtttttgtagtcGGTATGTGCTATACTCTTTGTTTGCTACCTACAAAGTACTTGCCAGCGTATCTACCCGgtctctgtctccgtctccgcCTCTGTCTGCGTCTCAGTGTCAGTTTAATTACACTTTTTTCTATGAAACAACTTCACATATAGCGGAAGTTGTACAAAAGCCGCAAGAGAACCGGCCAACATAACAACGGCAACGGGGTCTGGCAAGGCTGAGAAGGTTCCACCAACATGTGTCACATGCAGTATAAACCCCATGTTGATGTTTTGACTCTAAATGCGGTTCCATTGAACTCCGCTATTGTACTTTATGAACCGGCTAGGAAATTCTTAAATGCAAGCccattacattaattttaaacaatgcTTTGTGCAAGCCGAGAACTTTTTAGCCATgttattttactaaaaaaaaataactattgcgattatataataaacacacaaaataatcttaaatttaaagttaaataaaatattagcaataatttgaaacatatttaatCTGAATGAAATCGAAAGCTttgtaaatgttaattaaagtgttttataaattatgtagATACATTTTCTAGTTCGATACAATATGGTAAAAATCAAGCATGATTAAAGTGTTATACAATATTCTAATAAGAATAACGCGCACTGCTTGCTGTGCGTTTGTCCTGTAAATGCTTCAGATATCTATATAATTAGGGTATCTTCAAGTCAATCACATTTGCTTGCATTCATTGTATATTTAGTTTGGAAAATTCAAGGAGTAaactaaatttgtaaattatacgCAGTCTGAACaacttaaaatgcaaatgcttaGCTTTTATAGCTGAGCTCATAGACTGGTAAAGCATAAAAAAGAGTAAATGCTTACCTCAATAACAAAATACGGCAGTAAACGGCATTGGCGCTGacgttgcttttattttatttttgcttttttgtacctatttttattattttcaatgctgCATTCAATCAACACACAAATCACACTgcaattgtaaaaaattgtatttattatagacATGAGCACACACTTTCACGGcacaaacaattaattgactatatttatgttgttgttgctgttgttgtttttgtatttctctTCGCTTCTTGTTACCAGCTTCTGCGATCAACAGCTGGACAGTCTGAAGCTGGTTTGCACACTTATTTGTTGCACTGTGTTTGAGACACCCATAAAAAACTTTCGCTCAAACGGATGCAGCAGGCGATTCCAATAGGATACTTGGTTGGTTGTTGGATTGTGAGAGGAGTGGGGGTGACAGTCTAACTGGTTTCTTGTAACAGGAATTCGGACAGTGTTGCCAAATGACtggtatattattattaaaaaaaaataaacaacaagaataGAGAAAAAGAGCATAATATCCGgaattttcttttacttataatatttttcgtttatttgcattaaacatttttcaccTGACTTATTTACGCAttcgctgttgttggtgttctaatttatttgtttcaacGTTGGCCCacaaaaaacatacatattttgaatctcttctgattttttttgcactttctTTTCGCGcttgtgtatatttttactGTTTCGGCTGCAAGAAGTGATCTttttgtctttctctctctccctttcttgCCTATTTATAACAACTCACGCAtgctacacacacatgcaaactCCTAATACCAAAAAGCAGCCAAACgtagctaacaacaacaacaacaaatgtacaCAGGTGAAAATTGGTGcagcaatttttttgttgtagcgttgttgttgctgtttgctgaTATTACAGTTATTTCGCACGCGTAttactaaaatttattaattaaacagcGAACGcggcaaaaattaaaagcaaacaaatgcaacaagttATCCAAATATTTATACCGCACACAACAATAATTCATACTGTTGCGTTAAATTCAATGGGTACACAAATCTAAATCACTTGCATATCtttaaactgaaatatttCCCATATTTTACACGTACAATCaacaattttggttttttaatctattattattttgatttcacgTACTAGCCGGTCGCCCTCCTTTCCCGACGGTGAAGCAACAACTAAACTGATATTGGTTGCTTTCGCGGCGGCGTCTTAAACCGAAGGGCTGCCACATTtcgcagaaaaaaaatttccaatccatttttaagtaatattaaaaaacggTAGATAgaataatagaaaatttagaaatttgtcgattttctgatattttttagaattaaatataaaacactgTTGTTTAACAGCATTTAGGCTTTCCAGGAGTCTGGTAACACCACTGTTGTAATCTACTTATTATGTTACTGCTAACTTATCTGTAATTGTTAACATGATCGCTAAAACGCTGTTATTTAGCACGAAATtctgttaaaatttcaatagaGTTCTAAAGCTGCAAAACTGTCGAAAGTTGCGCGAAGTCTTCTATCGTGGTGTAAAAAAATACTCTGTACAGAGTTTCAAATTGCAATGAATATATTATTACATACAGCTAAAAGTTTGAAATAATAGTAAGCGGGAGGAAGCAAGCGACACCTATCGGCTTGAAAGCTGagctaaaatatattaacatcGCAATGTTAATGAGTTCAGTTAACATTGCTGAGCTGTAAGCTAACAGTTTAACTGTGTGATTGTGCGcccaatttaaaaagtttttaatgattaaaattatataaaataaatgtgatcATTGTTAAGAATGTGGACAGTTCGAAGTAATTGATATTAATTGTTTCTTTCTAgtttaattctttatttaatttataaaatatttgagtgTTAACTAAGATTATTCAATGGACAATTAAACTGAAATTGCAAACGATGACaacttaaaaaactattttggcAACTATTGTGGGACaatgaacatttaaaatttgctaaacacgaatacaataataaactaTTAACTAAACTTAACAATAATTACGAAAGGCCTTGGTGATTAAACGGTGGGCTACATTGCAGTACTTTAGTCTTGCTTTCGTTTAAGAGAAAATGgttattgcattaaaattttgaatataaaactAATATAGTGTATAGACGAAtcattttttgaacgaatgATTGTTTGTCAAGAACGTGTTGAGGGCGTCGAGCAGCAGGCCATTGAGACATCGAGCGAGGTGCATTCGTAATTGCTGCCGCTGGGCAACTCCTGGGAGCAGGCCAAATTGGAGGTGCTGCTGGTTTCATTGAAGCCGCTGTCCGTGCGATAGAATCCAATGCGTTGAGGAGCTGGATATACTTCCGCTTTAATCTCGACCGGGGGTGACCGGTCAACGTTAGCTTCGTCCTCCAGATGTTCCGTTCCATCTAACAGATTGGAAATAAACGATTGCGACAAATTCTTGCGATTCGCCGAACGACGTCGTCGAAGGACACGCGGTGTGTCCGAATTGGATGAGCTGCAATTGAAACTATTGGTGGACATCTGTGACAATTGCATGCCATCTTCCTCCTCCGTATCGGTTTCATATTCCAGCTCTGTTTCTACCACGACTGCCTCCACATCATCCACAATCTCGACCTGCTCAACCTCCTCAATTGGCAATTGTGCGCTATTAACACGCAAGCGACTCACCCGCTGATTGATGCTGCTGTCTGTGGAATACTCCAATGCCATGGGTGATGAACTGCGATCGGGTGTAAACTTGCAGGCCATTCGACCGGTGCCCGTGAGCTCCGAGAGAGTTACATGCTCGCTGGTGTTATGGCTGCTTCTATGCAGACGCCGACTCAAATGCTCTGAGGGCGCAATGGGGGAAGGCAGCTCGATTAATTCGTGAAGCAGCTGCTTACGCTTTCGGGCACTACGTGCTCCATTGCCATCGTCAGGTGTGCCCGGCGGCAATCCGCACAGATTGCGTATGGGCGAGAGGCAACCAAAGCTGCTGGAGCCTTCGCCAGTGGAGTCTGAGAGGCGGCCAGCAAACATGGTTTGCTTAGCCTGTGGACTCGAACCCACCATTTGGGCATGTTCCTCTTCGGttgtctgctgctgctccactTCCCCTAATACTATGACATTCTGTAAGTCAAAGAGCTTTCGCCGCATGGAGCTGTTGAAAATGTC
This genomic interval carries:
- the LOC117788058 gene encoding protein aurora borealis, whose amino-acid sequence is MYTDEVRTPQTLRTRYYASLNEIKCRVTTSGRRSSSNNNNSNCLTAASATPTNGAKQNRSKSSPQMCTIVCTPPPKRLQKVRNPFEGALTDRLHLPLIASPSLFQCRSRTPQLSSTQFEWDIEEVSQLKPADVEPHETQFHDSPDPEQESKAQLAISAFFKESHIVPSPVDCPLRKQRIILNELDDNTPISNKTKTRFRDCEVQTELTLPPVLPKALEEALRPYLQPHLAGPRVIKSGSGADIFNSSMRRKLFDLQNVIVLGEVEQQQTTEEEHAQMVGSSPQAKQTMFAGRLSDSTGEGSSSFGCLSPIRNLCGLPPGTPDDGNGARSARKRKQLLHELIELPSPIAPSEHLSRRLHRSSHNTSEHVTLSELTGTGRMACKFTPDRSSSPMALEYSTDSSINQRVSRLRVNSAQLPIEEVEQVEIVDDVEAVVVETELEYETDTEEEDGMQLSQMSTNSFNCSSSNSDTPRVLRRRRSANRKNLSQSFISNLLDGTEHLEDEANVDRSPPVEIKAEVYPAPQRIGFYRTDSGFNETSSTSNLACSQELPSGSNYECTSLDVSMACCSTPSTRS